The Actinomycetota bacterium genomic sequence AGCTGCGTCAGCTCGGCTCCCAGATCAACGTCGAGGTGGAGGCGGGGGAGGCCGGCGGCGACCCGGTGGAGACGGCGCGGCGCGCGCTGAAGCGGGCGAAGGACGAGCGCTTCCAGGCCCTCATCGTCGACTCGGCCGGACGGCTCTCGATCGACGAGGAGATGATGGCTCAGGCCGAGTCGCTCCGGTCGGCCGTCCAGCCCACCGAGACCCTGCTCGTGCTCGACTCGATGACCGGACAGGACGCCGTCACGACGGCGGAGACGTTCGGCACCCGGCTCGAGCCGACCGGGGCGATCCTGACGAAGCTGGACGGCGACGCGCGCGGCGGTGCGGCCCTCTCGCTGGTCGAGGCGGCCGGGGTCCCGATCATCTTCGCGTCGACCGGTGAGCGCATCGAGGACCTCGAGCCCTTCCATCCGGACCGCATGGCGAGCCGGATCCTGGGGATGGGCGACGTCCTCTCCCTCATCGAGAAGGCCGAGGCGGCCATCTCCGAGGAGGAGTCCGAGGAGATGGAGCGCAAGATCCGGGAGGCGCGCTTCGACCTGGACGACTTCCTGAACCAGCTGCAGATGCTGAAGCAGATGGGGCCGCTGCAGAACGTGCTCGGGATGATGCCGAAGATCCCCGGCATCGGCCGCATCACCGATCAGGAGATCGACGAGAAGCAGCTGGTCCGGGTCGAAGCGATCATCCGGTCGATGACTCCGCAGGAGAGGTCCAGGCCCGAGCTGATCAACGCGTCCAGGCGCAAGCGGATCGCCACCGGTTCCGGCACCCAACCCCAGGACGTGTCCAGGATGCTGGACCAGTTCGCGCAGATGCGCAAGATGCTGCGGTCCATGGCGGGCGGGGGGGTCCCCGGGGCCGGTCGCCGCAAGGCGCGCAAGGCCCGCAAGGCGCTGCCGAAGATGAAGGGTTTCTGACACGGATCTCGTCCCGGTCTTCCGCGGCCCCCGTCCGATCGCGGAGCTGCTGCTCGGGGTGATCCACTCGGACGGGATCGACGCGATGCTCGCCAC encodes the following:
- a CDS encoding signal recognition particle protein, producing LRQLGSQINVEVEAGEAGGDPVETARRALKRAKDERFQALIVDSAGRLSIDEEMMAQAESLRSAVQPTETLLVLDSMTGQDAVTTAETFGTRLEPTGAILTKLDGDARGGAALSLVEAAGVPIIFASTGERIEDLEPFHPDRMASRILGMGDVLSLIEKAEAAISEEESEEMERKIREARFDLDDFLNQLQMLKQMGPLQNVLGMMPKIPGIGRITDQEIDEKQLVRVEAIIRSMTPQERSRPELINASRRKRIATGSGTQPQDVSRMLDQFAQMRKMLRSMAGGGVPGAGRRKARKARKALPKMKGF